A stretch of the Actinotalea sp. JY-7876 genome encodes the following:
- a CDS encoding cytochrome c biogenesis protein ResB — protein sequence MSPRAPYRPEGLETDDGPEATPAARPGDPAVLPRLGLAGTLRWTWRQLTSMRVALMLLMLLAVVAVPGSVLPQYPQDPGAVARYLQDNPTLGPWLDRLGFFDVYASVWFSAVYLLLFVSLVGCILPRLRTHLRAVRARPPRAPRRFERFAVRDEATVAASPDDVAAAARRVLVGRFRRLPRFRVDVTRPGPGVVEVSAERGYLRESGNIAFHLALLGILVSVATGQMLSYRGQAIVIEGEGFANAMTDYDTFRAGSAVDPGSLVPFTLTLDAFTSRFTADARAEDFRADVTLTEPGEQPREATIRVNHPLTAGGAKVYLQGNGYAPDLVVHDAAGEVAFAGTVPFLPQDAVYTSNGVVKVPDVSTGDQIGLVGVLLPTAVVSPIAAASVRPEPEAPLLVLSVWSGDLGLDEGIPQNVYELDSSAMTQATEADGTPVTLFVEPGQTVELPDGLGTLTWQGLPRFVALDLRHDPSLPWLLAFSVVALVGLSVSLFTPRRRLWLRVTAGEEAGGAGRTVVAGAALARGDDVGLADELARVMDTVRDAPSERQDDESR from the coding sequence GTGAGCCCGCGCGCGCCCTACCGGCCCGAGGGGCTGGAGACCGACGACGGCCCCGAGGCGACGCCCGCGGCCCGTCCCGGCGACCCCGCCGTCCTGCCGCGCCTCGGGCTGGCCGGGACCCTGCGCTGGACCTGGCGCCAGCTCACGAGCATGCGCGTCGCGCTCATGCTCCTCATGCTGCTGGCCGTCGTGGCCGTGCCGGGCTCGGTGCTGCCGCAGTACCCGCAGGACCCGGGCGCCGTCGCGCGGTACCTGCAGGACAACCCGACGCTCGGGCCCTGGCTGGACCGCCTGGGCTTCTTCGACGTCTACGCGTCGGTCTGGTTCTCGGCCGTCTACCTGCTGCTGTTCGTCTCGCTCGTGGGCTGCATCCTGCCGCGCCTGCGCACCCACCTGCGGGCCGTGCGGGCCCGGCCGCCCCGCGCGCCGCGCCGGTTCGAGCGCTTCGCCGTCCGCGACGAGGCCACCGTCGCCGCGTCCCCGGACGACGTCGCCGCGGCCGCGCGCCGCGTCCTCGTCGGCCGGTTCCGCCGGCTCCCGCGGTTCCGGGTCGACGTCACCCGCCCCGGACCGGGCGTCGTGGAGGTCTCGGCGGAGCGCGGCTACCTGCGCGAGAGCGGCAACATCGCGTTCCACCTCGCGCTCCTCGGCATCCTCGTCTCGGTCGCGACCGGCCAGATGCTCAGCTACCGCGGGCAGGCCATCGTCATCGAGGGCGAGGGCTTCGCCAACGCGATGACGGACTACGACACGTTCCGCGCCGGGTCCGCCGTCGACCCGGGCTCCCTCGTGCCCTTCACCCTGACCCTCGACGCCTTCACCTCGCGCTTCACGGCCGACGCCCGCGCCGAGGACTTCCGGGCGGACGTCACGCTGACCGAGCCCGGCGAGCAGCCGCGCGAGGCGACCATCCGCGTCAACCACCCCCTCACGGCGGGCGGCGCGAAGGTCTACCTGCAGGGCAACGGCTACGCGCCCGACCTCGTGGTCCACGACGCCGCGGGGGAGGTCGCCTTCGCGGGCACCGTGCCGTTCCTGCCGCAGGACGCCGTCTACACGTCCAACGGGGTGGTCAAGGTCCCGGACGTCTCGACGGGGGACCAGATCGGTCTCGTCGGCGTCCTGCTGCCGACCGCCGTGGTGAGCCCGATCGCCGCCGCGTCGGTGCGCCCGGAGCCCGAGGCGCCGCTGCTGGTCCTCAGCGTGTGGTCCGGCGACCTCGGCCTGGACGAGGGCATCCCGCAGAACGTCTACGAGCTGGACTCCAGCGCGATGACGCAGGCGACGGAGGCGGACGGCACCCCCGTGACGCTGTTCGTCGAGCCGGGCCAGACGGTCGAGCTGCCGGACGGCCTCGGGACGCTGACCTGGCAGGGGCTGCCCCGGTTCGTGGCGCTCGACCTGCGGCACGACCCGTCGCTGCCCTGGCTCCTGGCGTTCTCCGTCGTGGCGCTCGTCGGGCTCTCGGTCTCGCTCTTCACCCCGCGCCGCCGGCTGTGGCTGCGCGTGACCGCCGGCGAGGAGGCGGGCGGCGCCGGCCGTACAGTGGTCGCTGGTGCCGCACTGGCCCGGGGGGACGACGTCGGCCTCGCGGACGAGCTCGCGCGGGTCATGGACACGGTGCGCGACGCGCCGTCGGAGAGGCAGGACGATGAGTCTCGGTGA
- a CDS encoding cytochrome c biogenesis CcdA family protein, translated as MGDVTGTVLGGSMLLAIPLALLAGLVSFASPCVLPLVPGYLGYVTGMAGASRAGRSPGDPAGATLTDVRRGRLLVGVGLFVAGFTLVFVLFGVLAGSLGAVLAQWSDPVTRVLGVVVVLMGLAFLGWLPFGQRERRLHVAPRAGLWGAPLLGVVFGLGWAPCIGPTLVAVYTLALDGASAGRGAVLSVAYCLGLGLPFLLVALGLERSQRALGFLRRHRVAVMRIGGGVLVAVGLALVTGLWGTWTASLQGLVAGYETVL; from the coding sequence ATGGGCGACGTCACGGGGACGGTCCTCGGCGGCTCCATGCTGCTGGCGATCCCGCTCGCGCTCCTCGCGGGGCTGGTGTCGTTCGCGTCGCCGTGCGTGCTCCCGCTCGTGCCCGGGTACCTGGGCTACGTGACGGGCATGGCCGGGGCGAGCCGCGCCGGCCGGTCGCCCGGGGACCCCGCGGGCGCCACGCTCACCGACGTGCGCCGCGGCCGGCTCCTGGTGGGCGTGGGCCTCTTCGTGGCCGGGTTCACCCTGGTCTTCGTCCTCTTCGGCGTGCTCGCCGGGTCCCTCGGCGCGGTGCTGGCGCAGTGGAGCGACCCCGTCACGCGGGTGCTGGGCGTCGTCGTCGTCCTCATGGGCCTCGCGTTCCTCGGCTGGCTGCCGTTCGGTCAGCGCGAGCGCCGCCTGCACGTCGCGCCGCGGGCGGGGCTGTGGGGCGCACCGCTCCTCGGCGTCGTCTTCGGGCTCGGCTGGGCGCCGTGCATCGGGCCGACGCTCGTCGCGGTCTACACGCTCGCGCTCGACGGCGCCTCGGCGGGGCGTGGCGCCGTGCTGTCGGTCGCCTACTGCCTCGGCCTGGGGCTTCCCTTCCTGCTGGTCGCGCTGGGCCTCGAGCGGTCGCAGCGGGCGCTCGGCTTCCTGCGCCGGCACCGCGTCGCGGTGATGCGCATCGGTGGCGGCGTGCTCGTCGCCGTCGGGCTGGCGCTCGTGACCGGGCTGTGGGGTACGTGGACCGCGTCGCTCCAGGGCCTCGTGGCCGGGTACGAGACGGTCCTGTGA
- the ccsB gene encoding c-type cytochrome biogenesis protein CcsB, giving the protein MSLGELSTLLVWGATTAYAVALVAFSIDLARLADTRARVGERTLVGAAGASAPALEPEPADGMPADAAPRRRRAAGIAMSTTILGVLLHGAGTVLRGVAAGRVPWANMYEFTLVGTLVAVVTFLVLCRRRDLRFLGTIVIGLAVVALGIGLAVFYTPASPVEPALQSYWLVIHVSIATIATGLLTVSFASSALQLLKDARDSGSPRLASRRWALLDALPPVRDLEALSFRITAVGFVLWTFTVMAGAVWAEHTWGRYWGWDPKEVWSFVVWVVYAAYLHARTTRGWSGRRAAWFVLVGYATVIFNFTGVNLFFQGLHDYGGLPSGE; this is encoded by the coding sequence ATGAGTCTCGGTGAGCTGAGCACGCTGCTGGTGTGGGGCGCGACGACGGCCTACGCGGTCGCGCTCGTGGCGTTCTCGATCGACCTGGCGCGCCTCGCGGACACGCGGGCGCGCGTGGGCGAGCGGACGCTCGTCGGCGCGGCAGGGGCCTCGGCGCCCGCCCTCGAGCCGGAACCCGCGGACGGGATGCCCGCGGACGCGGCCCCGCGCCGACGCCGCGCCGCCGGCATCGCGATGTCGACGACGATCCTCGGCGTGCTCCTGCACGGGGCCGGCACGGTGCTGCGCGGCGTGGCCGCGGGCCGCGTGCCGTGGGCCAACATGTACGAGTTCACGCTGGTCGGGACGCTCGTCGCCGTCGTGACGTTCCTCGTGCTGTGCCGCCGGCGCGACCTGCGCTTCCTCGGCACGATCGTCATCGGGCTCGCCGTCGTCGCGCTGGGCATCGGCCTCGCCGTGTTCTACACGCCGGCCAGCCCCGTCGAGCCCGCGCTGCAGAGCTACTGGCTCGTGATCCACGTGTCGATCGCGACGATCGCGACGGGGCTGCTCACGGTCTCCTTCGCCTCGAGCGCCCTGCAGCTGCTCAAGGACGCGCGCGACTCCGGCTCGCCGCGCCTCGCGTCCCGGCGCTGGGCCCTGCTCGACGCGCTCCCGCCGGTGCGCGACCTCGAGGCGCTGTCCTTCCGGATCACGGCCGTGGGCTTCGTCCTGTGGACCTTCACCGTCATGGCCGGCGCCGTCTGGGCCGAGCACACGTGGGGCCGCTACTGGGGCTGGGACCCCAAGGAGGTCTGGAGCTTCGTCGTGTGGGTCGTCTACGCGGCCTACCTGCACGCCCGCACGACCCGGGGCTGGTCCGGGCGGCGCGCGGCGTGGTTCGTGCTCGTCGGCTACGCCACCGTGATCTTCAACTTCACGGGCGTGAACCTCTTCTTCCAAGGGCTGCACGACTACGGCGGCCTGCCGTCGGGCGAGTGA
- a CDS encoding histidine phosphatase family protein — protein MPTTTVHLMRHGEVHNPDGVLYGRLTGFRLSERGVAMAERIAAHLAGEGPLGEPRHDVVHVVASPLQRAQETAAPIAAAFGLDVASDERLLEAKNHFEGKTFGVGDGSLRRPAHWPYLWNPFRPSWGEPYREQVARMLAGVAAARDAAAGHEAVVVSHQLPIWVTRQALQGRRLWHDPRKRECSVASLTSLHYDGDRLTGITYTEPAGDLLPRVKTVPGA, from the coding sequence ATGCCGACGACCACCGTCCACCTCATGCGCCACGGCGAGGTGCACAACCCTGACGGCGTCCTCTACGGCCGGCTGACCGGGTTCCGCCTGTCCGAGCGGGGCGTGGCCATGGCCGAGCGCATCGCCGCCCACCTCGCGGGGGAGGGACCGCTGGGCGAGCCGCGGCACGACGTCGTGCACGTCGTGGCCTCGCCGCTGCAGCGCGCGCAGGAGACCGCCGCCCCGATCGCCGCCGCCTTCGGCCTCGACGTCGCGAGCGACGAGCGGCTGCTCGAGGCGAAGAACCACTTCGAGGGCAAGACCTTCGGCGTGGGGGACGGGTCGCTGCGGCGCCCCGCGCACTGGCCCTACCTCTGGAACCCGTTCCGGCCCTCGTGGGGCGAGCCGTACCGCGAGCAGGTCGCGCGCATGCTCGCCGGCGTCGCCGCCGCGCGGGACGCCGCCGCCGGGCACGAGGCCGTGGTCGTGAGCCACCAGCTGCCGATCTGGGTCACGCGCCAGGCGCTCCAGGGGCGGCGCCTGTGGCACGACCCGCGCAAGCGGGAGTGCTCCGTCGCCTCCCTGACCTCGCTGCACTACGACGGGGACCGGCTCACCGGGATCACGTACACCGAGCCCGCGGGCGACCTCCTGCCGCGCGTCAAGACGGTCCCGGGGGCGTGA
- a CDS encoding DUF4229 domain-containing protein codes for MLVYSLLRLGLLAGVLVAGWAVGLGGWLLVVVAALVAWALSYLLLAGPRDRAARWIADRAERRRTGPRFSAGVEDDVLAEDAEARGPGAGSPAPGADRPHDPQGPDRQIDSPRPSSTP; via the coding sequence ATGCTCGTCTACTCCCTCCTTCGCCTGGGCCTGCTGGCCGGGGTCCTCGTCGCCGGATGGGCCGTCGGCCTCGGCGGCTGGCTGCTCGTGGTCGTCGCGGCCCTCGTCGCGTGGGCCCTGTCCTACCTGCTGCTGGCCGGTCCGCGGGACCGCGCGGCGCGGTGGATCGCCGACCGTGCCGAACGCCGGCGCACGGGGCCGCGGTTCAGCGCAGGCGTCGAGGACGACGTCCTGGCCGAGGACGCCGAGGCGAGGGGCCCGGGTGCGGGGTCACCGGCCCCGGGCGCTGACCGTCCGCACGACCCGCAGGGTCCGGACCGTCAGATCGACAGCCCGAGGCCGAGCAGCACGCCGTAG
- a CDS encoding PLD nuclease N-terminal domain-containing protein, whose protein sequence is MVRALPYIVPLALALFALIDLSRSSAVERAEIHPAAWVAIIVLLPVVGPVAWIAVSRSRIAAARRAAGGTAPTRPAPGRPKPRRSGPVAPDDDPDFLWRLERERRRRAHGTQEPGDGDGPAPDPEDRSTD, encoded by the coding sequence ATGGTCAGGGCCCTGCCGTACATCGTCCCGCTCGCGCTCGCGCTGTTCGCCCTCATCGACCTGTCGCGCAGCTCGGCCGTCGAGCGCGCCGAGATCCACCCCGCGGCGTGGGTGGCGATCATCGTGCTGCTCCCCGTGGTCGGACCGGTCGCATGGATCGCCGTGAGCCGCAGCCGGATCGCGGCGGCACGCCGCGCCGCGGGCGGCACCGCGCCGACGCGCCCGGCACCGGGGCGCCCGAAGCCGCGGCGCTCGGGCCCGGTCGCGCCCGACGACGACCCCGACTTCCTCTGGCGGCTCGAGAGGGAGCGGCGCCGACGCGCCCACGGGACGCAGGAGCCGGGCGACGGCGACGGGCCCGCGCCCGACCCGGAGGACCGCAGCACCGACTGA
- a CDS encoding 1,4-dihydroxy-2-naphthoate polyprenyltransferase translates to MATAAEWVEGARLRTLPAAVAPVLVGTGAAAQLGEASVVRGLLAAGVALALQVGVNYANDYSDGIRGTDLDRVGPLRLTGSGAARPSQVRGAAFAAFGVGAALGLVLVALSGHWWLLGVGVLAIAAAWYYTGGRSPYGYRGLGEVGVFVFFGLVAVLGTTYTQADRISWPAVAGAVGVGSLACALLMVNNIRDIPTDVLSGKRTLAVRLGDYRARRVYAGLLGVAVVAGLACALAAPWSVLVLLVAVPAGILAGTVLLGARGVLLKPVLAGTGLLELGYGVLLGLGLSI, encoded by the coding sequence ATGGCGACTGCCGCGGAGTGGGTCGAGGGCGCGCGGCTGCGCACCCTCCCGGCGGCGGTGGCGCCGGTGCTCGTGGGCACGGGGGCGGCGGCGCAGCTGGGCGAGGCGTCGGTCGTCCGGGGACTGCTGGCCGCGGGCGTGGCGCTCGCGCTCCAGGTGGGCGTCAACTACGCGAACGACTACTCCGACGGCATCCGCGGCACCGACCTCGACCGCGTCGGACCCCTGCGCCTGACGGGCTCGGGCGCGGCCCGGCCGTCGCAGGTCCGCGGCGCCGCCTTCGCCGCGTTCGGCGTCGGCGCCGCGCTCGGCCTCGTGCTCGTGGCGCTCTCGGGCCACTGGTGGCTGCTCGGCGTCGGCGTCCTGGCCATCGCCGCGGCCTGGTACTACACCGGCGGCCGCAGCCCCTACGGGTACCGCGGGCTGGGCGAGGTCGGCGTGTTCGTCTTCTTCGGCCTCGTGGCCGTGCTGGGGACCACCTACACGCAGGCCGACCGGATCTCCTGGCCGGCCGTCGCGGGGGCCGTCGGCGTGGGCTCGCTGGCGTGCGCCCTGCTCATGGTCAACAACATCCGCGACATCCCGACCGACGTGCTCAGCGGGAAGCGCACGCTCGCCGTGCGCCTGGGCGACTACCGCGCGCGGCGGGTCTACGCCGGACTGCTCGGCGTCGCCGTGGTCGCCGGGCTGGCGTGCGCGCTCGCCGCGCCCTGGTCCGTGCTCGTGCTGCTCGTCGCGGTCCCGGCCGGCATCCTCGCGGGCACCGTGCTGCTCGGCGCCCGGGGCGTGCTCCTCAAGCCGGTGCTCGCGGGCACCGGGCTGCTCGAGCTCGGCTACGGCGTGCTGCTCGGCCTCGGGCTGTCGATCTGA
- a CDS encoding TlpA disulfide reductase family protein gives MRSSARAAGLVGVALLLAGCGPSVDGGWTEDGGEAGYVSGDESVTTWPADDREGPVEVAGTDYSGAAIDIAQWRGDVVVLNTWYAECPPCRAEAPDLVAIAGDYADQGVRLLGINTTDDAGAAQAFERTFAVPYPSLDDAQSHAVASLSGVVPLRAVPTTVVLDREGDVAARILGKADGSTLRALIDDLLAEPA, from the coding sequence ATGCGGAGCTCCGCGCGCGCCGCCGGCCTCGTCGGCGTCGCCCTGCTGCTGGCCGGGTGCGGCCCCAGCGTGGACGGCGGCTGGACCGAGGACGGCGGCGAGGCCGGCTACGTCTCGGGCGACGAGTCCGTCACCACGTGGCCCGCCGACGACCGCGAGGGCCCGGTGGAGGTCGCCGGCACCGACTACAGCGGCGCCGCGATCGACATCGCGCAGTGGCGCGGCGACGTCGTCGTGCTCAACACCTGGTACGCGGAGTGCCCGCCGTGCCGCGCCGAGGCGCCGGACCTGGTGGCGATCGCCGGGGACTACGCCGACCAGGGGGTGCGCCTGCTCGGCATCAACACGACCGACGACGCCGGCGCCGCCCAGGCCTTCGAGCGCACGTTCGCGGTGCCGTACCCCTCCCTCGACGACGCGCAGAGCCACGCCGTCGCGAGCCTCTCGGGGGTCGTGCCGCTGCGCGCCGTGCCCACCACGGTGGTCCTGGACCGCGAGGGCGACGTGGCCGCGCGCATCCTCGGCAAGGCCGACGGCTCGACGCTGCGTGCCCTCATCGACGACCTGCTCGCCGAGCCCGCCTGA